CGACAACAACAGCGAAACGCTGATGGCGCACCTCCAACACGAGCCGGTCGACGCAGCGTGGCTGCGCACCTATCAGCGCCTGGGTCGCGACCTCATGTCGGCCGTCGGAAACGCGCAGGAGCAGTTGCCGCGCCGTCGATGAACGCCGACCAGGCCTGTGCGCTCGAACGGGTACGGGACACGCGCGCGGTCTGTCGAACTGTCACGCCCGCCGAGCACACAACGGTTTTCAGTTGGGCCGACTGACAACCACCCCTCAGCAACGGCCGAGACCTGAAGTCCCGTTCATCAATCCATCGGGAGTCGGGCGACCACTGCTCAAACTCTGTCAAGGCGAGGGTGTCGTGTTCGTCGTAGTCGGCGAGCAGTGTGATGAAGTCCCACTCCCGGCCCTCGCGTCTCCCGGAACTAGCGGGGCGGGTCATCGGTGAGCCCTCCGATGTCGGGGCGCCGACACCTTGCGCCTGAATCCCCCGTTCCTGGGGTGCGCTGGGGACGACGTCCTGGGGCCAGTCGGCCTCAGAGGGGGCCACGCCGAACATCATGCGACGAACCTCCACATCGGGTATGCATATGCAGGGCGTCGTTCAATCCCATTCAGGACGGTTCACGACAGCCGTCCCGTCGATGATCTCGGTACTCGAAGGGCAGGCGAATGGCCACCCAGAAGCGGGCGGAAGTCACTCGTCGCGCATTGCTGTACGCCGCGGCCGAGGTGTTCACCCGCCACGGCTACGCAGACACGAAGCTGAGCGAGATCCTCACCCAGGCCGTGGCCACCAAGGGGGCGCTGTACTTTCACTACGCCTCCAAGGAAGAACTCGCCCGCGCCGTCATCGAGGAAGGCACGAGGCGGTTCACTGCCGTGTGCACCCCGTATCTCGACTCCGCCACGCCGGCATTCGAGGCCATGCTCGGGATCTCCTTCGTCACGGTCGACGCCGCCCTCAACGACGCGGTGATGGGGGCAACCTTCCGCCTCATCACCGAAATGGGCGACTACCGCAGTTCCGAGACGGACACCTTCGCGACCTGGATATCCACCTACCAACTCCTGGCCCGCCGAGCAATCGACGAGGGTGACCTGCGCGAGGACACTGATCCGGACGCTGTCGGTCAGCTCCTGGTGGAACTCTTCGCCCGGGGCACGCCTCCTGGCGACGGCCACCGACAACCCCGCCGCCCTGCCGACGCGGACGGCGATGGCGTGGGATCTGCTGCTCCCGGTGCTGGTGACCACCCCGAAAGTCGACTACTTCCGACAATTCCTCACCCGGAGGCTGCCCACGGTAGGCCTGCCATGAAGGGTGCTGCGGCAGGAAGCTTCGTCTGAAATGCGGCCTGACCGCCACCGAACGCAGCCACGGCAACCGCAGACCGGACCTCGCGCACTGGTCCGCGCCACCCGACGCGGGGTCAGTGGCCGCGTTCGCATTGACCCGATTTTCTCCCCACCGCGATCACTCGGATATTCCTGTGGCACACCACCGTCTAACAAAGTCCTACTGGGAAGGCACGCCGGGTCCCGCATGTGGTCGGCTACATCCCGAACCGGCCTGCCGGCAAACTAGTGGAATTGGATCGCTTCCACGACATCGCCGAACTGTTCTTCGACATCGTCGAAGGTGAAGAACAGGCCTGGATTTCCGAGCCCTGGACAACCTCCCTCGCTTCCGATGCGCATTACCTACTCGCCGTGGACAAGGGCGGTCCCCCATCGTCGACTCGTGGTCACGTCCGTCCGCGACGGCCGGCAGCTCGACTATCGTGTGGTCGCCTTCGGGGACAATCCCCAGAATCTTCCGGAGCGGACCGGTTCGGCATCGGTCCGACACCCGGCAGAGGCCGCGGCGATCCTCGTCGACCCGCCGCTCCCAACGCACGGTCGGGACGACGCCGCGTGAGCCACGGAGATGCACCGTGACCCACGCGCCCACACTTCGGTCAGTTCGTCTCGAAGGCGGCGTAGCCGTTGGCCTTGATCTTGTCCCACCGCGCGAAGTACTGGGGAACACCGCCCGAGTAGTTGAGCATCTGCGCAGGCTTACCGGGCACATTCGCGCCCCAGTACCACGAGCGGGCTTTCGTGAACATCGAGTTGACGAACAGTTCGTCGACGTGTGCACGCCACTGCTTCTCCGATTCTTCGGTGTTCTCGAATCGTGTAATGCCGTTGTCGCGCAGGTGCTGGAGGAACTCGACGACGATCTCACCTTGGTACTCGGCGGAGGTCGGGCCGTTGCAGAAGCCGGATGGACTCTGGGGGCCGTAGAGGAACATCATGTTCGGGAACCCGCGGGTGGACAGGCCCATGCAGGTGTCGACGCCGGACTTCCACTTGTCCTGGATACTCAATCCGTCGACGCCGGTGATGTCGATGGCCATGATGCCGCCGCTGTTGTTGTCGAAGCCCGTGGCCAGTACGAGCAGGTCGCATTCGATGACGCCGTCGTCGGTCTCGATCCCGTGGGGCAGCACCCGGCGGATCGGGGTCAGGTTGGAGTCGATTACCTCGACGTTGCTCTGGTTGATGACGTCGAAGTAGTCCTGCTCGAGGGAGGGGCGCTTGACGCCGTAGGGGTGCGGCGGTGTCTCGGGCGCCACGATCGCGGCCTTCTTCGGATCGGTGACCCGCTCGAGGACCTTGTTGCGCCAGAAGTCGTAGAACGTGCGGTTGGCGTCCTCGTCGACGAGGATGTCCTGGAAGTTTCCGAGCCACATCTCGAAACCACCCTCCGCCCACATCTTCTCGTAGATCGCGTCGCGTTCCTCCATGCTCAGGTCGGCGGCGTTCTGCGGCAGAAAGTCGAAGTCGAATCCAGCAAAGGCCTTGTAACGTGCCTCGAACCGCTCGGGCAGTCCCTTCCGGAACTGTTCGTTGTCGTCGTGCGTGAGTGCACGTTGTTGCATAGGAATCGCCAGGTTCGGGGTGCGTTGGAACACCGTGACGTGTTCGGCGACGTGACCGGCTTCCTGGACGACCTGCACGCCGCTGGACCCGGTGCCCATGACGACGACCTTGCGGCCCGTCATGTCGACGCCCTCCTGCGGCCAGCGAGCGGTGTGGTAGCAGTCGCCGGCGAACAAGTCGAGCCCCTCGAGGTTCGGATACAGCGGCTTGGCACCGAATCCGGTCGCGACGATCACCTGACGCGCATTCTGCACCTTGCCGTCCGCGGACCGCGCGGTCCACTGCCGGGTCTCCTCGTCCCATGTGCAGGACTCGGCGAAGGTGTCGAACACGACGTCGCGGGTGAGATCCAGTTGTGAGTCGACATATTCGAAGTAATTTCGGACTCCGTCGTGCCCTGGATACAGTTCAGCGAAGTCGTACTTCTTCCACAGGTCTTTGTGCGAGAACTGGTAGATCTGCCCTGTGCTGTCGGTGCGCGCGCCGGGATAGCAGTTCCACCACCAGATTCCGCCGAGTCCGCCAGCGGCGTCCCAGACCTTGGCGGTGAAGCCGAGGTCGCGAATCCGGTCCAGCGCATACAGGCCGGAGAAGCCTCCACCGATGATCAGGACGTCGAGCACGTCGTTGTTCGAGTGTTTGCCGGTGCGGGTGGCCGTGTCGGCCTGGGATGCCGTCATGTCGTTCCTCCTCGAGATTTCCCGGGACGTGTATTCCCGCCCGGACACTTAAGACGTTAGAAGCGATCGTGTGATGTGAAGTGTCCGAAATCGAATCACGGACACACGCCAGGTTGCATCCACATATTCAGTGCCAGAACGTTATCCGGGTTCAGAATCCGAGATCGCGGCCGATCAGTTCCTTCATGATCTCGTTCGAACCCGCCCAGATCCTCGAGACGCGCGCATCCCGCCACGCCCGCGCCACCCGGTACTCATTCATGTAGCCATAGCCACCGTGCAGCTGCACGCAGTGGTCAATCACCCGGTTCTGCACGTCGGCGGTCCACCACTTCGCCTTCGCCGCATCGACGGAGGTGAGCTCACCGGCCGCGTGCGCCGCGACGCACTGATCGACATACGCCTGCGTGACCTCGATCTGCGTCACCAGGTCGGCGATCAGGAACTTGTTGTGCTGGAAGGTTCCAATCGATTGGCCGAACGCCGTTCTCTCCCGGCAGTAGTCGACGGTCTCGACGAGGATCTGCGCAGCATGTGCGAGGTTGGAGACGGCACATCCCAATCGTTCCTGGGGTAGGAACGACATCATGTGAATGAACCCGCGATCGAGCTCACCGATCACGTGGGCGTCGGTGACCCGCACGTTGTCGAGGAACAATTCTGCGGTGTCCGCTTCGTCCTGGCCGACCTTGTCGAGTTTACGGCCACGCTCGAATCCGGGCAGGGACGTCTCAACGCCGAAGAGAGTGATGCCCTTGGCCTTCTTCTCCGGCGAGGTCCGCGCCGCGATCACCACCAGATCCGCCGAATACCCATTGGTGATGAACGTCTTCGCACCCGACAGCAACCAGCCGTCGCCGTCGCGAACGGCAGTGGTCTTGAGCGCAGCCAGGTCCGAACCTCCGGCGGGCTCGGTCATGCCGATTGCAGTGAGCACCTCACCCGAGCACACTCCCGGCAGCCACCGAACCTTCTGCTCGTCGGTGGTCAGCTGCACCAGATATGGCGCCACGACGTCACAGTGGATACTGACACTCGACGCCAGAGCTGCGTTGACCTTGGCCAACTCCTCGATGAGCACCGCGTTGAAGCGGTAGTCGCCGGCGTCGCCACCTGTGTACTCGGCCGGGACTTCGAGACCGAGCAGATCGTGTTTGCCGGCTTCGAGCCAGAAGTCCCGGGGCAGCGCTTTATCGGCGCGGATGTGCTCGGCGCGCGGTTCGAAATACCGCACCAGGAACTGACGGACGGAGTCCCGGTAGGCCTCGTGGTCGTCGCCGTAGACTGTGCGTTTCATCGTTGATCATCCCTTCGGGTCGGTCCGACGTCACCGCCTGATGAGGTGGCGCGAGGAGCCGGGTAACCGAGGGTCGCCCGTCCTGCGCCCATCGTGTCCGCTCCGAGCCGGACTGGGATGTCCCGATATGCGACAGGGGCTCCCGAGGTCAGGATCCGAAGCGTTCGTTCTCCAGACCGAGCGCGCGAATCTCGCGGTACAGCGTCGACCGCGCGACCCCGAGCCGATCTGCGGCGAGGGACTTGTTGCCGTCGGCTTCGTCGAGGGCACGCACGATCGTTTCCCGCTCGTTGCGTTCGAGGGAGGTGAGCTGTCGACCCGACCCGAGTGCGCGATAGTCGTCAGGGAGGTGCTCGAGTCTGATGTCGAACCCCATCGACCTCGAGACAGCCGTCGACAGCACGGCATCGAGCTCGCGGACGTTGCCCGGCCAGTGGTGGGCGATCAGCGCTCGATGCGCGGCCGGCTGCAGTTGCGGCGTGGGACGCTCTGGGAGCTGGGCGGTGAGGAGCTCCCGCGCGAGGTCGTCGAGGTCCTCGATCCGCTGCCGCAATGGCAGCACGGACACGCTCCGGCGCACGTGGGTGTCGAGCTGGTGGCCACCGACCGGTGCGGTCGCGGTCGCAGTCGCGACCAGCGGCGCGGCCATCTCGGCGGCGGCGTCCAGCGACCGCGTCGCCCGATACCTCGTCCACGTGCTCGACGATCCACGGGGCATTGTTCGACAGGCGTGCGCGCAGGTCCGCGACAGCGGTCGGAGTCAACGTGGAACCGTCGATCACGAAGACATCGCCACCGTGCCCCCACCGCTGCTGGATGTGCCGGGCGACATGCGACTTGCCGACCCCGGACTCGCCGGTCACCAGGACCGGACCCACCGTGCCCGCGATCTCGCCGATGCGGCTTTGCAGCCGGTACGTGGCCAGACTACGGCCGACGATCCGCCCCACGGGCTCGACGGAAGGACCCCGATGCGACGCGGGAGCTACGGCCGTCCGAGGGCGGAAGTGCGCGGAGGAAGCCATCGGACGCAGTTCGAGGATCGCACTGAGCGAATCTCCCGATTCGCCTACCCGACGGGCATGAACCCGCACGTCGATGCCCTCAGCGAAGCGCAGTGGGCCCTCCCATCCCTGCCTGGTGCCCAGGTGGCTGCTGATCCAGTCCCAGATCATCATCTGGTCGGTCGAGTCCATCAGCCGCGACGCCGTCGGAGTCGCGATCACGGTGTCGCGGCTCATCGCCACCACCGCGGCGTTGCCGCGGCGCTTGCTGCGCATGTATTCGCGCAGCAGAGCCTGCTCGCTTCTCGCGGACTGAGCGAAGAGCCGCTCTTCGACGTCCCGGACAGCGGAGAGGATCAGCGGGGCCATCAGGTCGCTGACCTGGTCGATGTTGCACGTGATGTCGAGGATGCCCGTTACCATGCGTGAGACCGGGTCGACGATCGGCGAGCCGACGCACACTAGCGACTGCAGGGACTCGAGCATGTGCTCGTCGCCGCGCACCCGGAAGGCTTTGCGTTCCTCGAGCGCGGTGCCGATGCCGTTGGTACCCGCGTACTGTTCGGAGAACATGAAACCCGGCGCGACCTGGGCGCGGTCGAGACGCCCGAGCAGGGATCTCACCCCCGTGCGCCGGTCGACGATGGTGGCGTCCTGATCGGCCAACAGAATCGTCACCGGCACATCCGCGAGCTGCTCGGCCAACCGATCCACCACGGGGCGTGCAGCACGGACGAGCTTCGAGTCGGTGCGCGTGTCGTCGACGAACCGCAACCGAGAGCCGTCCGCCGCCGCCCCGATCGCACGGCACCGGCGCCACGACTGCTCGATCTCCGGCCGCAACCCCAATGGAGCACCCTCGTGCGCGTCGATGTCACGATCATCCACCAGCGCGCGGATCCAGTCGGTCACCACACATCACCATCTCGGAACACATCGCAGCCAGTACCCCCATTATGTAACCGAGGTCACATCAGCTGTGAGTGTCCCAGAACGCTACACCTCGACGCCCGCGCGCCACCGCTGCCGCATCCGCGCCTTGTCGAGCTTGCCCACCGACGTCTTGGGGACCTCGTCCACCCGCACGAACGTGTCCGGAAGCCAGAATTTCGGCAGGGTCGCCGCCAGATGCGCCCGCAGTCCGTCGTCGGAGACGTCGTCGGTCAGCCGGACCCAAGCGACGGGGCGTTCCTGCCACGTCTCGTGCGGCACCGCGATGACAGCGGCCTCGAGCACGGCCGGGTGCAGCAGCAGCGTGTTCTCCAACTCGACGGAGGAGATCCACTCCCCGCCGCTCTTGATGAGGTCCTTGACCCGATCGCGGATCTCGACCTGACCGTCGGGGTGGATCACCGCGACGTCGCCGGTCCGCAACCAACCGTCGTCGAACGCGTCGCCGGTACGGTCGTCGTCGAGGTACGTGCCGGTCACCCACGGTGAGCGAGCTTCGAGCTCACCGGTGGTGAACCCGTTCCACGGTAGACTTCGCCCGTCCTCGTCGACGATGCGCACCTGGAACAGCGGCAGGGGCCGCCCCTGGCTCGCCGGGACGTGACTGAAGGTCCCCATCGGCGAGGTCTCGGTCATACCCCACCCGTTGACGGTCGAGACTCCGTGCGCGGCCCACCAGTTCACCAGCCCCGACGGCGGTACCTGACCGCCCAGCCACAGGGTGTGCACGCTCCCGAGGTCGTAGCGGGCGGGCTCGGCGTCGAACCGCTCGCGCATGAGCGCGGCAACGGCCGGTGCACCGACGACCACGTCCGGGGTCTGCTCCGTCGTGATCCGCAGCAGCTCGGCCGGCGAGGGGTGCGGCCCGGGAAGGACGAGACGGGCGCCCTGCAGCACCCCCGCGTGTGGAACACCCCAGCTGTGGACGTGGGACATCTGCGTGGCCAGCAGATACGAGCGTGACCCCTCGATCGCGACACCACCGGACGCACTGATCGCCAGGGCATGCAGCACGGTGCTGCGGTGGCTGTACACCACTCCCTTGGGCAACCCGGTGGTACCGGAAGTGAAGCAGATCGACGCAGCGGTGGTCTCGTCGAACTCCGGAAACTCCTCGATCGGTTCGGCATCGTGCAGGAGCCGATCAAACGACCACCACGTCACCGTCGCAGACAGTGCGCGATCGATGCCGTCGAGAGTGCCGAAAACGACCACGTGCCGGATGCGCGGCAGGCGCGGGAGGACTTCGGTGAGCACCGGCAGCAGGTCGGCGTCGATCAGGACCACCTCGTCCTCGGCCTTGTCCATCGTATAGGCGATGTGGTCGGGCGACACCCGGTGGTTGACAGTGTGCAGGATCGCCCCGGACGCCGGAACGGCATAGTAGGCAACCAGGTGTCCGAAGGTGTTCCACGCCAGCGTCGCAACCCTCGTCCCGAACCCGATTCCCAGGTCGTCGAACGCACCGGCGAACCGGCGGGTGGCCGCGCCGAGATCGCGGTAGGTGAACTCCCGGTCGCCGCGGCCGGCGTCGCATGAAACCCCGACCCGGTCGGCGAAGACGTTCTCGGCGTGCCACAGCAGCGAGCTGATCAGCAGTGGACGATCCATCATCGTGGCGAGCATGGCGGTATTCCTCCGGATCCGGTGGGTGAGCGTGCGACCAGCGTCCATGCCGAACCGCCCTGCAGACCGTCCGAATTCGCGACAGCACCCGGATCCACACGCCGCTCTGCAACGCACTGTTGCGTTGTGGGACACCCACACCACAGCGCACGTCGCGAGACTGGGCTCACACCACCCGTACGTGTCAATCGACCTTCGACGGATGGCACGGCACGTGGCACGAGCAGAACCCAGGAAAGAGGTACCGACATGTCCGATCCTCAGCTCACCGAGATCGCGGCGGGCTTCACCTACACCGAGGGACCCCGCTGGCATGAGGGCCGGCTGTGGTTCGTGGACTTCTACACCCACTCGGTCAACGTCGTGAACGCCGACGGATCCATCGAACGGGTCTGTACCGTCGACCACCAGCCCTCCGGTCTCGGCTGGCTCCCCGACGGACGCATGCTCGTCGTCTCGATGAAGGACCGCAAAATCCTCCGCAGAGAACCCGACGGCTCGCTCGTCGAACACGCCGACATCTCCGTCCACTGCCGCGGCTACGCCAACGACATGGTGGT
The sequence above is drawn from the Rhodococcus jostii RHA1 genome and encodes:
- a CDS encoding acyl-CoA dehydrogenase family protein — protein: MKRTVYGDDHEAYRDSVRQFLVRYFEPRAEHIRADKALPRDFWLEAGKHDLLGLEVPAEYTGGDAGDYRFNAVLIEELAKVNAALASSVSIHCDVVAPYLVQLTTDEQKVRWLPGVCSGEVLTAIGMTEPAGGSDLAALKTTAVRDGDGWLLSGAKTFITNGYSADLVVIAARTSPEKKAKGITLFGVETSLPGFERGRKLDKVGQDEADTAELFLDNVRVTDAHVIGELDRGFIHMMSFLPQERLGCAVSNLAHAAQILVETVDYCRERTAFGQSIGTFQHNKFLIADLVTQIEVTQAYVDQCVAAHAAGELTSVDAAKAKWWTADVQNRVIDHCVQLHGGYGYMNEYRVARAWRDARVSRIWAGSNEIMKELIGRDLGF
- a CDS encoding long-chain fatty acid--CoA ligase, giving the protein MDAGRTLTHRIRRNTAMLATMMDRPLLISSLLWHAENVFADRVGVSCDAGRGDREFTYRDLGAATRRFAGAFDDLGIGFGTRVATLAWNTFGHLVAYYAVPASGAILHTVNHRVSPDHIAYTMDKAEDEVVLIDADLLPVLTEVLPRLPRIRHVVVFGTLDGIDRALSATVTWWSFDRLLHDAEPIEEFPEFDETTAASICFTSGTTGLPKGVVYSHRSTVLHALAISASGGVAIEGSRSYLLATQMSHVHSWGVPHAGVLQGARLVLPGPHPSPAELLRITTEQTPDVVVGAPAVAALMRERFDAEPARYDLGSVHTLWLGGQVPPSGLVNWWAAHGVSTVNGWGMTETSPMGTFSHVPASQGRPLPLFQVRIVDEDGRSLPWNGFTTGELEARSPWVTGTYLDDDRTGDAFDDGWLRTGDVAVIHPDGQVEIRDRVKDLIKSGGEWISSVELENTLLLHPAVLEAAVIAVPHETWQERPVAWVRLTDDVSDDGLRAHLAATLPKFWLPDTFVRVDEVPKTSVGKLDKARMRQRWRAGVEV
- a CDS encoding sigma 54-interacting transcriptional regulator; this encodes MTDWIRALVDDRDIDAHEGAPLGLRPEIEQSWRRCRAIGAAADGSRLRFVDDTRTDSKLVRAARPVVDRLAEQLADVPVTILLADQDATIVDRRTGVRSLLGRLDRAQVAPGFMFSEQYAGTNGIGTALEERKAFRVRGDEHMLESLQSLVCVGSPIVDPVSRMVTGILDITCNIDQVSDLMAPLILSAVRDVEERLFAQSARSEQALLREYMRSKRRGNAAVVAMSRDTVIATPTASRLMDSTDQMMIWDWISSHLGTRQGWEGPLRFAEGIDVRVHARRVGESGDSLSAILELRPMASSAHFRPRTAVAPASHRGPSVEPVGRIVGRSLATYRLQSRIGEIAGTVGPVLVTGESGVGKSHVARHIQQRWGHGGDVFVIDGSTLTPTAVADLRARLSNNAPWIVEHVDEVSGDAVAGRRRRDGRAAGRDCDRDRTGRWPPARHPRAPERVRAAIAAADRGPRRPRAGAPHRPAPRASHAATAAGRASSADRPPLAGQRPRARCRAVDGCLEVDGVRHQTRAPP
- a CDS encoding flavin-containing monooxygenase, giving the protein MTASQADTATRTGKHSNNDVLDVLIIGGGFSGLYALDRIRDLGFTAKVWDAAGGLGGIWWWNCYPGARTDSTGQIYQFSHKDLWKKYDFAELYPGHDGVRNYFEYVDSQLDLTRDVVFDTFAESCTWDEETRQWTARSADGKVQNARQVIVATGFGAKPLYPNLEGLDLFAGDCYHTARWPQEGVDMTGRKVVVMGTGSSGVQVVQEAGHVAEHVTVFQRTPNLAIPMQQRALTHDDNEQFRKGLPERFEARYKAFAGFDFDFLPQNAADLSMEERDAIYEKMWAEGGFEMWLGNFQDILVDEDANRTFYDFWRNKVLERVTDPKKAAIVAPETPPHPYGVKRPSLEQDYFDVINQSNVEVIDSNLTPIRRVLPHGIETDDGVIECDLLVLATGFDNNSGGIMAIDITGVDGLSIQDKWKSGVDTCMGLSTRGFPNMMFLYGPQSPSGFCNGPTSAEYQGEIVVEFLQHLRDNGITRFENTEESEKQWRAHVDELFVNSMFTKARSWYWGANVPGKPAQMLNYSGGVPQYFARWDKIKANGYAAFETN
- a CDS encoding helix-turn-helix domain-containing protein → MGFDIRLEHLPDDYRALGSGRQLTSLERNERETIVRALDEADGNKSLAADRLGVARSTLYREIRALGLENERFGS